The genomic region GGGTATTCCTGCAAAAAGTTGTAAAGTTCTGAAAATAAAATCCCTACGAGATTATTCCAAAGCCAGTTCACGGATTCAGGTAATTGATATATATGTCTGTTTTTATTAAATAAATGATGACTAATTTTCATTTCATACTTTTGTCCGTACTTCTTTACGGGGTGTAATGGGAGCTGGTAGCATGTTTTATCTTAGGTTGATATATTATATCTTGTTCGACTTTATTTAAGTTTTTTATTGATGGTCATTTAAAGTACTCATCAAGTGACTTTTCTCTGAGTCAGTCAATTACTTCTTATGGAGTGTTTGTGAGCTTAGTTTTTGGAAAAAAGCGGGGATAGCTAATTTTAGTAGCTCTCTTACCCAATCATATGCGACCTCCGCAAATCTGGGTACGCCGAGCACCAGCTTGGCAGACTTTTATTCACAAGTAAAAGCTTGATACTACATGCTTTTTTTAGGTAGCTAGTCCACTCTTTAGAGTGCAGAGCACCCCTATTCAGCATACATATTATTCGCAAGCTAAAACTTGAACTACATACCTCAGATACTGGGCCTTTTAAAAATGGCTTTATTGCTTTTAATCCCCCGTGGTTTTATAGTAAACTAAAGTCAGAAGGAGCTTAGGGATGGGTATTAAATTTGAGTTTGATCAAATTTGACCGGCTCAGCAAGCAAGGAGTTTGTTATGAAGCATCTAAAAAGCTATGAAAATAGCCCCTTAAAACCCGCAGATAGTCTCATTGCCTCACTACGAATTTTCGTCGGACTTGTTCTCTTATGGAAGGGTATCGGATTTTTTTTCGATCAAAACACTTTTATTCAGTACTTCGCTAATATTGGCGAATTTTGGTTTGCTCCTGTCGCGTGGTTGCACTATGTCTTCCTCGCACATTTATTTGGCGGGATTTGCCTCATCGGCGGCATGGGAACTCGCTGGGCGGCGCTGATGCAATTACCTATTTTGATTGGTGCAGTACTTTTCATTCATCCACTCAATCCGCACCTCATTGCTAATACCGGCGAAACTGCGCTGGCAACTTTCACGCTAATGCTACTGACTTTTTTCGCGGTTCGCGGCTCAGGAATTTATTCCATTGATCACAAAATGGCCGTCGAAGAAGATCAAGAGCAACACCCACACGCAGTACAGCATGCCTAATTAGCCCTATGGTTGTAGTACTCACAGAATTAGGGCTCATCGAAAATACTGTACACAGCGCTACTAAGATCCAAATTAATTTATCCTAAGACCTTTAATCTAATAGCTTAAAGCGAATGAAGTCGCGTGGCCCAAATTGCGCGAGCAGATCTATATCCGCAGAAATGACATTGAAGATACGTGGATAACCGCCAATTGTCTGACGATGACGTAGCAGAATAAAAGGCCCTGACGGAGTCATTTGCATCGTACCATCTGCAACCGCAGAAGAAATCATATTCTGCTGGTCTTTGAGTTTAAGTTTTTTGGCCCATTTCGTTAAAGACATGCCCATGGGGCTCAATTGACTTCCCACTTGCCAATCACGATCTAAAATAACTTTGGGATTTGCGAGTTTCGCAAACTCAGGTCCTTTCATTAAACGGATATAAGCTTGCGCATCCGCTTGAGGGTTTCTTTCTAAATAAGAACTTGGATCAAAAGCGCATTCAGTAATTTTATTGGTGTAAGTCAAATAAGTTCGAAAGCCCCTGAGTCTTTGCGAAAAGCGCAACACCTGTCCACTCTTCACATGATAAACTTTATGAAAAGATAAAGCTTCACCATCGAGTAAAACGCTTTGATGAGGCGCACCCGTCAGCACGATGCTACCTGCTTCAGAAAACTCAATTTCTGGCGCTAAACTAAATTCAAGACATCTCGCTTTCATCCCTAATAGAACACAGGCCTCATTATAGGCCCCTTGATCCATCACGCCTTTAGGACTCAGACCTCGATGCTGTTCTCCATAAACTGGCAAGCATTCATCAGGCTGATAAAGATTGCTCATACCTTTTTTGATAAATTTAAGCAAGCATCCTCCTTAGCCCCTGAGCAAGCTCTAAAGCAATTTTCGCGTCGGAATGTAGACAAATCGTCTCACCATGTATTTCACGCTTTATACATGTAGAATCAGCCTCATGGCTTAAGACATTACCTTTTATCAAATCTTCACTCTGTCTCAAGGCGTCTTCAAGCTCCTCTAAAACCGCGCCTTCTCTAGCACGGGGCATGAGAGAAAATTGCTCTTTAAGGGGATCAAAAACATAAGCTCGCTCAGCAAATACTTCAGGAACAACTTGAATAAGCCCTTTTTCTTTACAGATTTTGGCTAATTCAGAATTTTGTGGGCTAAGTACAAATTCAATCTCGTGCTTTTTTAGCCAAGTATAGATTAAGCGCGCCAGGTTTTGATCATTATTGAGATCATTGTATAAGGCTCCATGAAATTTTATCCATTTAACATCATTCATCAATTCATATTGTTCATCTAATGAAAGCAAGAGTTCATCATCAGTCAGCACCACACTTACACGACCAAAATTTTCTTTGTCGGGATAGGATAGATGAGCGCTTACTTGCACATCATTTTCTCTTGCGAGCTGACGAAAAAATTTAACTGACTCAAGATCCCCCGCATGACCTCCACAGGCAATATTGGCAATATCGATCAAAGTCATTAATTCGCGGTCAAGTAAATTCGCGATTCCTCTTTCGCCTATATCACAATTGATCTTCATGCTCAACCTCAAAAAATTTGACTTTATCTCCCGGCTCTAAAAGCTTTAAGCCCTCATTATCCATACGTCCTATTAAATTCCACCCACCGGGCGAGTTGCATGGGTATATACCTGTTTGCTCTCCGCCTATGGCTACAGAACCTGCAGGCACTTTCGCTCTAGGATTTTCTAAACGTGGCACATGTAAGGATTCATCTAATCCAATTAAATAGGGGAAATCAGGCAAAAAACCAATCATGGCTACCGTATATTCTGCCGCCACATGCCTAGCTATCACCTCATTGCGATGCAATTTAGTGAGCTGAGCGACACGTTCTAGATCTTCTCCATCGTAGATCACGGGGAATTTATGAAGCTTTACTTTCGCTTCCAGCTCGAGAGATAAATTCTCTATATGCTTTCTCACGATCACTGTAAGTTCTTGTGAACTAATTATCTGAGGATTAAAATGTACCGCTAAGTCACAATAGGCAGGTACTAAATCTAAAAAGTCTCTTTCACTCTTTAAAGAGCGAAAAAGACTTAGTATGAATCGACTATGTTCAATCGAAATTCGATCAAAAAATACAAAAAGTAAGCAGGAGTCACCAATTTTTTGGCAATTAAACTCTCGCTCACTTTTCATCTTAAAATTCTAGTTGTTTGTACTTTGCTGGCACCTTCCACTTAGGGTGAATAGGATTTAGCTGGAAATTCAGTGTTAAACCAACTTCTGGCTTTAACTTAAAAGGCATTAAGATCGGTTTGAGTGCAGCTCGTAAATTATATTCAAAAGCCTCATCCATATGATCTTGAGTTTTAATAAAAAGACCAGGCTTTTTACCTGTTTTTCCACCTATCATACTAATTGCAATTGTACCATAAGCACGTGACTCATCATCTTCTGCAAGATGCATAAAGCCCCCGCCTTCATGATAATCGCGACTACACATATACATAAGAAGATCTTCCACTTCATGTATTTTATCTTCCATAAACTCAGGCGAGATGTAACGACGCATGAGTATCGGTTCAGGTACCAAAGTGAATTCTGTAAGCTTCACTGGACTTTTCTCATGAACTTTAAATTTGTCCATAGTGAAGTCTATCCACTCTTGAGCGAGCGGCATTGGTCTAAACGTCAAACAATGGCTAAGATTTTTCCAAAATCCCATAAATAACCTACTTAAATCTATATTGTAAAATTGGGAAATAACTTAACTGATGATATAGATAATGCCATTCAGAGTTCACACATGATCCACAAAAGATTAGGGAGTTTAATTAATGGACCGCACTTTGCTGACAATACTCAATTTATTACCAAAAAATCTTATTAGCCGCTTCATTGGCTTTTTCGCTAACCTGCCCATGAGTAAAACTCTCATTCCTTGGTTTGCTAAACGCTACAATATTAATTTAGAGGAAGCGGAAAAGGATATTTCAGAGTATCCATGCCTCAATCAATTTTTTACGCGTCACCTCAAAGCAGGTGTACGTCCTATCCATCAAGTCGATAATCCTCTCAGTGTCGTTAGTCCCGTAGATGGTAAAATCGCTCAAATGGGCGAGATCATCAACGGCACTCTCATTCAAGCCAAAGGTCTCGATTATCAACTCAATCACCTGATTGGCTCCACTATGGAAGCCGAAGCTTTTCAAGATGGCTACTACATGACCATTTATTTAGCTCCGACTGATTATCATAGAATGCATCATTACGCTTCTGGTTTTATCAAAAAGATGAGAGTCATCCCAGGACAACTCTTCCCCGTGAACGTGCTTGCCGTTAATAACGTGCGCAACCTCTTCCCCATCAATGAACGTATCACGACCTATATTGAAAATAAAATTGGTCAGAAATCCGCTATCGTTAAAGTGGGTGCTACTGTTGTGGGCAAAATTAAATTGGCTTATCACAAAGCAGAATCAAACAAAGGTTTGGCCATGGCTAAAACTTTTGAAACCCCCATAGAAGTCACCAAAGGTGATGAATTGGGCTATTTTGCCATGGGCTCAACAGTCATCATGCTCTTTGAAAAAGATTCCTTCAAAGTTCAAGCTTCACTGAAAGCTGGAGATGCCGTTCAAATGGGTCAAGATCTTGGCCACTTTATTGATCCTAACACTCAAAAATCTAACAGCCCTGCCAAGTAATCAATTATTTTTCAGGGAAAGTCAGCACTCTCAAAATTGTTTTATTATTGACGAGAGCTTATCTTTATATCATCCAATTAATTAACAGGTTTAACATGAAACTCCATCTTACTTTACTACTTTTTATCTGTACTCTTTTTACAAGTCAAGCAGACGATGCATACACCACTACTTTAAGTGAGTTCTTACAAGTCTCTGGCGTAACTGCTGGACACGAAGATATTGTCGCTAAATTAGCTGGACAGCTTGGCGTCTCCACCGACAGTTCAAAATACACTAAACTACTTGGCGAACAAATCTCAAAACTTAATAACAGCCTCTCTCCCGTATACCAAAAATACGTCAGTGAAGACGACTTGAAATCTCTTATCAAATTCTTTAAAAGTCCCGTTGGTGAAGGTTTTGTCAAATCTCAACCTCAGATCTTAGAAAAATCTCTTGACGTCGTTGCCGATTGGCAATCGGATTTGAAATCTACGCTTATAACAACGGGTAGTGAGTTGCTTAAGAAAAAAGGCCTACCTTTTTCTTTTTAAGACAAATTATAAGTTATTCCCCAGTCTAATTGCTCAGCAAGACCTAAGTCCTGAATCAGAAATGGTTCGGGACTTATTGTTTTCTCATTATACCACAGGGGTAATTGCGCGACCTTAAAATGACAATCTATTGAGAAATCATCTAAGACTTTATGCTGGATGGGCAAATTCAGACTCGTTGATTTTTGATTCGCTTTGCCCATTGCAAAAGTATTGTGCTTTACGGGATCAAAATCCTGTGGTATCTGAGTAAGAAGTTCATTTTTTTTATTTAATGTATAATTGTCATTAGCTTCCAGCTTCACCGGTAGTTTCCCGATAAGACCATCTTCACGATGAAAGAAAAAGGGATGGGCAAACCAAGAAACGGGTAAAATTTTATCTCCGCAATTTTTGAGACTAAAGCGCTGTTCAAGCTTCCCCTCTTTGAGCTCAACCGTTTTCACCAATTCATAAGACCATGCATCATAGCTATCTGTGCATGTGAAAATAATTTGATTATCATTTTGAGTAATCTTCCACTCAAGAGCTTTCTTAACTTCTCTATTTTCGCAAGCAAAGAAATTCACTATCGGGTCACTGTACTTAACCAAGCCCACTCCTATAACAAATATATCATCGCCTAGTTCTGCCCCTTCTAGATTAGGATAGGAATTAAAAGCATCTGGAAGTCCCTGTGAATCAAAGGGATTGTAGTCTTCTGGGTAGACCGGACCAGAAAACAAATCTCTCCCCTCGCTATTCTTCACTTGAAAAATCTGACCCCCGCGGCAATAACGCGCGCCCAACAGGTCTTGATCTTGCTTGGGGTCTAAAATCTCGACTGTAAACTTATTATTCTTTAGCTGGAACATCTCAAGCCTTTAAATTGCGAGTAAAAACATCCACTGCCATGCCGTAACATTGACGAGCTAATTGTGGATTATAACGCTCACCTTCATCGCGCATAAATGCGTGTGCCGCATTAAATTCATGCCAGGTAAAACTCACTAACTCATCACACATCTT from Lentisphaera profundi harbors:
- a CDS encoding LamB/YcsF family protein; the protein is MKINCDIGERGIANLLDRELMTLIDIANIACGGHAGDLESVKFFRQLARENDVQVSAHLSYPDKENFGRVSVVLTDDELLLSLDEQYELMNDVKWIKFHGALYNDLNNDQNLARLIYTWLKKHEIEFVLSPQNSELAKICKEKGLIQVVPEVFAERAYVFDPLKEQFSLMPRAREGAVLEELEDALRQSEDLIKGNVLSHEADSTCIKREIHGETICLHSDAKIALELAQGLRRMLA
- a CDS encoding DUF2059 domain-containing protein — encoded protein: MKLHLTLLLFICTLFTSQADDAYTTTLSEFLQVSGVTAGHEDIVAKLAGQLGVSTDSSKYTKLLGEQISKLNNSLSPVYQKYVSEDDLKSLIKFFKSPVGEGFVKSQPQILEKSLDVVADWQSDLKSTLITTGSELLKKKGLPFSF
- the pxpB gene encoding 5-oxoprolinase subunit PxpB; this translates as MKSEREFNCQKIGDSCLLFVFFDRISIEHSRFILSLFRSLKSERDFLDLVPAYCDLAVHFNPQIISSQELTVIVRKHIENLSLELEAKVKLHKFPVIYDGEDLERVAQLTKLHRNEVIARHVAAEYTVAMIGFLPDFPYLIGLDESLHVPRLENPRAKVPAGSVAIGGEQTGIYPCNSPGGWNLIGRMDNEGLKLLEPGDKVKFFEVEHEDQL
- a CDS encoding DoxX family protein, which produces MKHLKSYENSPLKPADSLIASLRIFVGLVLLWKGIGFFFDQNTFIQYFANIGEFWFAPVAWLHYVFLAHLFGGICLIGGMGTRWAALMQLPILIGAVLFIHPLNPHLIANTGETALATFTLMLLTFFAVRGSGIYSIDHKMAVEEDQEQHPHAVQHA
- the asd gene encoding archaetidylserine decarboxylase (Phosphatidylserine decarboxylase is synthesized as a single chain precursor. Generation of the pyruvoyl active site from a Ser is coupled to cleavage of a Gly-Ser bond between the larger (beta) and smaller (alpha chains). It is an integral membrane protein.); translated protein: MDRTLLTILNLLPKNLISRFIGFFANLPMSKTLIPWFAKRYNINLEEAEKDISEYPCLNQFFTRHLKAGVRPIHQVDNPLSVVSPVDGKIAQMGEIINGTLIQAKGLDYQLNHLIGSTMEAEAFQDGYYMTIYLAPTDYHRMHHYASGFIKKMRVIPGQLFPVNVLAVNNVRNLFPINERITTYIENKIGQKSAIVKVGATVVGKIKLAYHKAESNKGLAMAKTFETPIEVTKGDELGYFAMGSTVIMLFEKDSFKVQASLKAGDAVQMGQDLGHFIDPNTQKSNSPAK